The Dehalococcoidia bacterium genome window below encodes:
- a CDS encoding YjhG/YagF family D-xylonate dehydratase yields the protein MDIIEGGSEANYTIKTHAEGPKGKIPFTPEILINEPSGNHFGLTQNAGMGWNPQELLRKQFLILSTCGGIKDSDGEPIALGFHTGHWELSNLVEESANTIKELGGLPFAAFCSDPCDGRTQGTTGMFDSLPYRNDAAKVLRRLARSLPTARAVMGIASCDKGLPAMMMALAGMKDKPSIIVPGGSTLAPENGEDAGKIQSIGARFSQGEITLDYAQEMGCKACASPGGGCQFLGTAGTSQVIAESLGIALTHTACTPSGTPAWFHNAKRSAKALLNLEEDSINIEKILTDKAFENAMVVHAACGGSTNLLLHLPAIAHAVGRKRMTVDDWSRINSYVPRLVDVLPNGPVGHPTSQFYAAGGVPEVMLNLKRLGLLNLDELTVSGKTLRENLEWWEESERRKYVRKYLFENDGVDPENVIMNKANATLRGLTSTVTFPKGNIAPEGSVIKSTAIDPEVIDKDGVYRNTGLARVFNSEKEAMRAIKSTGPDKLKKGEILVIICGGPMGTGMEETYQITAALKHLSYGKYIALLTDARFSGVSTGACIGHIGPEALAGGPIGLLKDSDLIEIEIDTKKLVGSINLVGEGKNNNGSDWGSKELSIRNASLEIKPDEKLPDDTRLWAALQDVSGGTWGGCVYDVDAIIETLKAGKEALKKK from the coding sequence ATAGATATAATTGAAGGTGGTTCTGAAGCTAATTACACTATTAAAACGCATGCAGAAGGACCTAAAGGCAAGATACCTTTTACGCCTGAGATTCTTATAAACGAACCAAGTGGTAACCATTTCGGTCTAACTCAAAATGCTGGAATGGGTTGGAACCCTCAAGAATTACTCAGAAAACAATTCTTAATTTTATCTACTTGCGGAGGTATAAAAGATAGTGATGGTGAACCTATAGCTTTAGGATTTCATACTGGACACTGGGAACTTTCAAATCTAGTAGAAGAATCAGCAAATACAATAAAAGAGCTGGGGGGTCTTCCTTTTGCTGCATTTTGTTCAGATCCTTGTGATGGAAGAACACAAGGTACAACAGGAATGTTTGATTCTTTACCATACAGAAATGATGCCGCAAAAGTTTTACGTAGATTAGCAAGGTCTTTACCAACAGCAAGAGCTGTTATGGGAATAGCTTCATGTGATAAAGGCTTGCCAGCAATGATGATGGCTCTTGCAGGAATGAAAGATAAGCCATCGATAATTGTACCTGGTGGTTCAACACTTGCCCCAGAAAATGGAGAAGATGCAGGGAAAATACAATCAATTGGTGCACGATTTTCACAGGGAGAAATAACATTAGATTACGCTCAAGAGATGGGGTGCAAAGCTTGTGCATCTCCTGGAGGCGGATGTCAGTTTCTTGGAACTGCCGGAACGTCTCAAGTAATAGCGGAGTCTCTTGGCATAGCATTAACACACACTGCATGTACACCTAGCGGTACTCCAGCATGGTTTCATAATGCAAAAAGATCTGCAAAGGCACTGCTGAATCTTGAAGAAGATTCAATAAATATTGAAAAAATACTAACTGATAAAGCATTTGAAAACGCAATGGTTGTACATGCTGCATGTGGAGGTTCAACAAACTTATTACTTCATTTACCTGCAATAGCTCATGCGGTGGGTAGAAAGAGAATGACTGTTGATGACTGGTCAAGAATTAATAGTTACGTACCAAGACTTGTAGATGTATTACCAAATGGACCTGTTGGACACCCAACTTCACAATTTTATGCAGCAGGAGGAGTACCTGAAGTTATGCTTAATCTTAAAAGGCTTGGATTATTGAATTTAGATGAATTGACAGTTTCTGGAAAAACATTAAGAGAAAATCTCGAGTGGTGGGAAGAGTCTGAAAGAAGAAAATATGTTAGAAAATATTTATTTGAAAATGATGGTGTAGATCCAGAAAATGTAATTATGAATAAAGCTAACGCAACTCTTAGAGGACTAACATCTACAGTTACTTTCCCAAAAGGAAATATTGCGCCTGAGGGATCTGTAATAAAATCTACGGCTATTGATCCTGAAGTAATAGATAAAGATGGTGTATACAGAAATACTGGACTTGCGAGAGTATTCAACTCTGAAAAAGAAGCAATGAGAGCAATAAAATCAACAGGACCTGACAAGTTAAAAAAGGGTGAAATTTTAGTTATTATATGCGGAGGACCTATGGGAACAGGGATGGAAGAGACTTATCAAATTACTGCCGCTTTGAAACATTTATCTTACGGAAAATATATTGCCCTATTAACAGATGCTAGATTTTCAGGTGTTTCTACAGGTGCTTGTATTGGTCATATCGGCCCAGAGGCACTAGCTGGTGGGCCAATTGGTTTGCTAAAAGATTCAGATCTTATTGAAATAGAGATTGATACTAAAAAACTGGTAGGATCAATTAATTTAGTAGGAGAAGGAAAAAATAATAATGGGTCGGACTGGGGAAGTAAAGAATTATCTATAAGAAATGCATCTTTAGAAATCAAGCCAGATGAAAAATTACCTGATGATACAAGATTATGGGCGGCACTGCAGGATGTAAGTGGAGGTACTTGGGGTGGATGTGTTTATGATGTAGATGCAATCATTGAAACATTAAAAGCAGGGAAAGAAGCTTTAAAGAAAAAATAA
- a CDS encoding heavy-metal-associated domain-containing protein, whose protein sequence is MISNFQKKYLVSGMTCDGCVESIKTKLELESDILEVNINLSSTEMNLSSNKIYSTQDLNNLVKNIGSYTFNDESDKKNYFSGVLSYFDIYKPIFISLFIVFVLAIISSINGDLKISEFMRYYMGYFFIIFSFLKLQNIRLFANTFQKYDPITKRFYKYGLIYPFLEFILGVLFLSNLFIFFINVITILIFIPQIIGIRQKLSKKETIVCACLGSSFDVPISNLTIAENLVMILMAGVMIFNLI, encoded by the coding sequence ATGATAAGCAATTTTCAAAAGAAATATTTAGTTTCAGGAATGACTTGTGATGGCTGTGTTGAATCAATAAAAACTAAACTAGAACTTGAATCAGATATATTAGAAGTTAATATAAACCTAAGCTCAACTGAGATGAATTTATCATCTAATAAAATTTATTCTACTCAAGACCTTAATAACTTAGTCAAAAATATCGGATCATATACCTTTAATGATGAATCTGATAAAAAAAACTATTTCTCAGGTGTATTATCTTACTTTGATATTTATAAGCCTATTTTTATTTCTCTTTTTATAGTTTTTGTTCTGGCAATAATCTCATCAATAAATGGAGATTTAAAAATCTCTGAATTCATGCGTTATTATATGGGTTATTTTTTTATAATATTTTCTTTCTTGAAGCTACAAAATATCAGACTGTTTGCTAACACATTTCAAAAATATGACCCCATAACTAAACGCTTTTATAAATATGGTTTAATATATCCTTTTTTAGAATTTATTTTAGGAGTATTATTTTTGAGTAATTTATTTATATTTTTTATTAATGTAATCACTATTTTAATTTTCATACCTCAGATAATTGGAATAAGACAAAAGCTATCAAAAAAAGAAACTATTGTTTGTGCTTGTCTAGGATCTTCATTTGATGTACCGATTTCGAATCTAACAATAGCAGAGAATTTAGTGATGATATTAATGGCTGGAGTGATGATTTTTAATTTAATATAA
- a CDS encoding GNAT family N-acetyltransferase, whose amino-acid sequence MTIKIVSVNKNNVFEWRNAVRRVFGDISKESDVERLVKDRLMIQINDWTENNNNQDMNRLIAAYDYKSKSIVGTGGADKYKITTPGGNSLSMAGIAYMGTAPTHKRKGIFRMMMNELHLQAKNRGDSLAGLWASQSLLYSRFGYGLGTLREDWTINTKNTKLLKNTDKNIDLEFVNKDKALSEIPKIYDAARKKQNGFTDRTQGYFNYLFYEDAETRHNKSGMSGLFFVVAYREKKPIGYVFYNINKESGIAHEDDKGELVVQELVSLDSESNIALWNFIFGVELVEKISINRRGSNDPLYFLLENPRMLNRNTIDGLWVRIIDPKKFLEGRIYNSEGNFCIELTGQNQNDIEGVYSFETDGKNTKVQESNSKPDITMRPSDLSSCYFGGITAMELYKSNNIICENQKKLEEFSRIFSVTNTPWCNTDF is encoded by the coding sequence ATGACAATAAAGATAGTTTCTGTAAATAAAAATAATGTCTTCGAATGGAGAAATGCTGTAAGAAGAGTGTTTGGAGACATATCAAAAGAGTCTGATGTTGAAAGATTAGTAAAAGACAGACTAATGATTCAAATAAATGATTGGACAGAAAATAATAATAATCAAGATATGAATCGTTTGATTGCTGCTTATGATTATAAATCTAAATCGATTGTAGGAACTGGTGGAGCCGACAAATATAAAATTACTACTCCGGGCGGAAATTCATTAAGTATGGCGGGTATAGCTTACATGGGAACAGCCCCTACTCATAAAAGAAAAGGTATTTTTAGAATGATGATGAATGAGCTTCATTTACAAGCTAAGAATAGAGGGGATTCATTAGCAGGTCTATGGGCGTCTCAATCTTTACTTTATTCTAGATTTGGATACGGACTAGGTACCTTACGGGAAGACTGGACTATCAATACAAAAAATACGAAATTATTAAAAAATACAGATAAAAACATTGATTTAGAATTTGTAAACAAAGATAAAGCCCTTTCTGAAATACCTAAAATTTATGATGCGGCTAGAAAAAAACAAAATGGTTTTACAGATAGGACTCAGGGCTATTTTAATTATTTATTTTATGAAGATGCCGAAACTAGACACAATAAATCAGGCATGAGTGGATTATTTTTTGTAGTAGCTTACAGAGAAAAAAAACCAATTGGTTATGTTTTTTACAATATAAATAAAGAATCTGGAATTGCTCATGAAGATGACAAAGGAGAACTTGTAGTTCAAGAATTAGTGTCTTTAGATTCAGAATCAAATATAGCATTATGGAACTTTATTTTCGGAGTAGAGTTAGTTGAAAAAATTTCAATTAATAGAAGAGGATCTAATGATCCTTTATACTTTCTTCTTGAAAATCCTAGAATGCTTAATAGAAATACTATTGATGGACTGTGGGTCAGAATTATAGATCCAAAAAAATTTTTGGAAGGAAGAATATATAATTCAGAAGGAAATTTTTGTATTGAACTAACCGGTCAAAATCAAAATGACATTGAAGGAGTATATTCTTTTGAAACAGATGGTAAAAATACTAAAGTTCAAGAATCAAATTCAAAACCTGATATTACCATGAGGCCTTCTGATTTAAGCTCATGTTATTTCGGAGGGATAACGGCAATGGAATTGTATAAATCAAATAATATTATTTGTGAAAACCAAAAAAAATTGGAAGAATTCTCAAGAATTTTTAGTGTAACAAACACACCTTGGTGTAATACAGATTTCTAA
- the proB gene encoding glutamate 5-kinase, whose translation MTTKKKLRIVIKIGSNLITENGNILNYKLIENLCDQISVIRKSQHQVIIVSSGAVAAGNQYLSKYEKNVNINNNSIVQKQLLASIGQPILMNAYEKFFSERSIMISQALLSRNDFENRLGYLNIRNTLSELLMLDIIPIINENDVVSTEELTGNVYGDNDRLSAMVSNAIDADLLILLGTIDGLYTSDPNITKDAKKINIVEDITDEIINFAEGSIDGIGSGGMTSKIQAANISINSGTEMFIASGLENDVLTRIISGEIIGTKFLSKQSLNESRKRWLITGYSSSKGDITLDEGAIKAIKNKGSVLPPGIKNTSGDFDRGDIIGIKNSIDKVIGWGISNYSSKEISKIKGINSSKIIDIVEKNYGSEVIHRNNLVLTQ comes from the coding sequence ATGACAACAAAAAAGAAATTAAGAATAGTTATAAAAATTGGAAGTAATCTTATTACTGAAAACGGAAATATCCTAAATTATAAACTTATTGAAAACTTATGTGATCAAATTTCTGTTATTAGAAAGAGTCAACATCAGGTGATTATTGTTTCCTCAGGTGCAGTTGCAGCAGGTAATCAATATCTTTCTAAATATGAAAAAAATGTAAATATAAATAATAATTCAATAGTGCAAAAACAATTACTTGCTTCAATTGGTCAACCAATTTTAATGAATGCATATGAAAAATTTTTTTCAGAAAGATCAATAATGATTTCCCAAGCTCTTCTATCAAGAAATGATTTTGAAAATAGGCTAGGTTATCTAAATATTAGAAATACTCTTAGTGAGCTATTAATGCTTGATATTATTCCAATAATTAATGAGAATGATGTAGTATCTACTGAAGAATTGACAGGGAATGTCTATGGGGATAATGATCGTTTATCAGCAATGGTTTCCAATGCAATAGATGCAGACTTATTGATTTTATTAGGTACAATAGACGGTTTATATACCTCAGATCCAAATATTACAAAAGATGCAAAAAAAATTAATATCGTTGAAGATATTACTGATGAAATCATCAATTTTGCTGAGGGATCAATTGATGGAATTGGTTCTGGAGGAATGACTTCAAAAATCCAAGCTGCTAACATTTCTATTAATTCTGGTACTGAGATGTTTATTGCTTCAGGTTTGGAAAATGATGTCTTAACAAGAATCATTTCTGGAGAAATAATAGGTACTAAATTTTTATCCAAACAATCACTGAATGAATCTAGAAAGAGATGGCTTATAACAGGCTACTCTTCTTCTAAAGGTGATATTACTCTCGATGAAGGTGCTATAAAAGCAATTAAAAACAAAGGAAGTGTTCTTCCTCCCGGAATCAAAAATACCTCAGGTGATTTTGATAGAGGAGATATTATTGGAATAAAAAACTCAATTGACAAGGTAATTGGCTGGGGAATTTCTAATTATTCTTCAAAAGAAATTAGTAAAATAAAAGGTATTAATAGTTCAAAAATTATAGATATAGTAGAAAAAAATTATGGATCTGAAGTTATACACAGAAATAACTTAGTACTTACTCAATAG
- a CDS encoding NHL repeat-containing protein: MKELFENTKINYSHTVGFTADVGGRGFHLPRDIALNSENKLFVVSRSGAFHTAGLRITICDINNNYFGEFSKFGKNPGELYWPCSVAFDSKDNVYVTDEYTNLISIFDKDGKYLDRWGVKGKKEGEINFPSGIAIDDKDQIFITDNMNDRIQIFSNDGEFIHSWGKEGSGNGEFDKPWGIKIYDETVIVADWRNDRIQIFDKEGNFLDKFGVSGTNEEELFRPSDVALDKNNYYYVCDWGNQKVKIFDEKFNYCGFLRGESDLSEWAKEYLNANIDEKKARESFNPVIKVDEVESHEESARIESYFWDPTS, encoded by the coding sequence ATGAAAGAATTATTTGAGAATACTAAAATTAATTACTCTCATACCGTAGGATTCACGGCTGATGTAGGAGGTCGAGGTTTCCACCTCCCAAGAGATATTGCATTAAATAGTGAAAATAAACTTTTTGTTGTCAGTAGAAGTGGAGCATTTCATACAGCAGGATTAAGAATTACAATCTGTGATATAAATAATAATTACTTTGGTGAATTTTCTAAATTTGGTAAAAATCCTGGTGAACTTTACTGGCCTTGCTCAGTTGCTTTCGATTCAAAAGATAATGTTTATGTAACAGACGAATATACAAATTTAATATCAATATTTGATAAAGATGGGAAATACTTAGATAGATGGGGTGTAAAAGGGAAAAAAGAAGGAGAAATAAACTTTCCTTCTGGTATTGCGATTGATGATAAAGACCAAATTTTTATTACCGATAACATGAATGATAGAATTCAAATCTTTTCTAATGATGGAGAATTTATTCATTCTTGGGGTAAAGAAGGTTCAGGTAATGGTGAATTTGACAAACCATGGGGAATAAAAATTTATGATGAAACTGTCATAGTAGCTGATTGGAGAAATGATAGAATTCAAATTTTCGATAAAGAAGGAAATTTTTTGGATAAATTTGGTGTAAGTGGTACAAACGAAGAAGAATTATTCAGACCCTCAGATGTAGCTCTAGATAAAAATAATTATTATTACGTTTGCGATTGGGGGAATCAAAAAGTAAAGATATTTGACGAAAAGTTTAATTATTGCGGATTCCTAAGAGGAGAATCTGATTTATCTGAATGGGCTAAAGAATACTTAAATGCAAATATTGATGAAAAAAAAGCAAGAGAATCATTCAATCCAGTTATAAAAGTTGATGAAGTGGAATCACATGAAGAATCTGCGAGAATTGAGTCTTACTTTTGGGATCCTACATCG
- the mfd gene encoding transcription-repair coupling factor yields the protein MNNLVSLSSLLHNEPTFKHVVAELRSKNSPKILSPKEAHPFIISSIVQLVKKPTLVLTSNPEESRELVDNLNFWSSKTTNLNFNERNEIFLEKYKPDNKNAIERMRCLEALYKGQYNNKLPIVCSSIQSLTTNTISKNLFAKLSIDLRTADKITQRELVNKIVLSGYKNTSIVDSVGEFAVRGDIIDIFTLNMKDPIRINFLYDSIESIKIFESSSQTTYKTVKDIFISPVSETNTLSRNIDDLMKQNKKFFENPENKDIDFTTSNLSKIIEGESEDLINYYSGFFDKGSILNFLRNEYLIIKLENYNLNHELENTKNRRNAILKTKINNKEINSNFPAPYNNANSLFFLEKEKMLLEINQRSYENKNHFRLKISTPKIQKLNENKIKRFLNDKEKNEKVIISTDYPMRVKEILEISKIEIFDDIQEISANKYNIISKNIGQGFKINDGKNFFTILTDKELFGMKKKRTIKSYSNNIPSAISSEPFKIDDFVVHIDHGVGKFIGTTQIDSTKREFIVINYKNDDKLYVPSEQIDRIQLYKSFQKEDPKLDTLGSQRWIKSKNKVQKSIEILAVELIQIYAAREKIKGKSFKKKSEWYKELEESFEFIETPDQEKAINEINFDLESKKPMDRLLCGDVGFGKTEVAIRAAFKVVENGFQVAILVPTTVLALQHYETFKERLNPFPIEIEYISRFISNLGQKNILKKLSEGKVDILIGTHKLIQNNINFKNLGLLIIDEEHKFGVNQKENIKQKEIDIDVLSLSATPIPRTLSLALNGVRDLSMINTPPENRIPVNTYVSNFSDDLIREVILREMDRKGQIFFVNNEIHNIEILAQRIRKVVPEAKISIAHGQMEKNNLENIIKDFSSKKTDILVCTTIIESGIDMPNVNTLIVNNSHKFGLSQLYQMKGRIGRSEKTSYAYFLTPSSSRINDISEERLNAIISSSEFGSGYDIAMRDLEIRGAGNILGKEQSGHISSIGYELYNSLLISAIESLKNGEESNLNFFLMNTVDIKINARIPEEYIEDIKVRLNIYMRLSKLRKVKELLELQKEIKDRFGQVPEELKNLFLINRIKILCHEYKHISSIKGDENKILIRFDEPIIGIKNILENKIEANIEIKTKTMIFSSENQQETLKELLILLEKLIIIDKEISEKFEQAISSVN from the coding sequence TTGAATAATTTGGTAAGTTTAAGCAGTTTACTTCATAATGAGCCTACATTTAAGCATGTAGTTGCCGAACTGCGCTCAAAAAATAGTCCAAAAATACTTTCTCCAAAAGAAGCTCACCCATTTATTATTTCATCCATTGTCCAATTAGTAAAAAAACCTACATTAGTTCTGACGTCTAACCCAGAAGAATCTAGAGAATTAGTTGATAATCTGAATTTTTGGAGTTCTAAAACAACTAACTTAAATTTTAACGAACGGAATGAAATATTTCTAGAAAAATATAAACCAGATAACAAAAATGCTATTGAAAGAATGAGATGCCTAGAAGCACTTTACAAGGGCCAATATAATAATAAATTACCTATTGTCTGTTCTTCTATTCAATCATTAACTACAAATACAATTTCAAAAAACTTATTCGCAAAATTATCTATAGACTTGAGAACAGCAGATAAGATTACTCAAAGGGAACTTGTGAATAAAATAGTCTTGTCAGGTTATAAAAATACTTCTATAGTAGATTCAGTTGGAGAATTTGCAGTCAGAGGAGATATTATAGATATATTTACTTTGAATATGAAAGATCCAATAAGAATTAATTTTTTATATGATTCTATAGAGTCAATAAAAATATTTGAATCATCTTCTCAGACAACATATAAAACAGTAAAAGATATTTTTATTTCTCCAGTATCTGAAACAAATACTCTTTCTAGAAATATTGATGACTTGATGAAGCAGAATAAGAAATTCTTCGAAAATCCCGAAAATAAAGATATAGATTTTACTACTTCTAATCTTTCAAAGATTATTGAAGGAGAATCAGAAGATTTGATAAATTATTATTCAGGTTTTTTTGATAAAGGATCAATATTAAATTTCTTAAGAAATGAATACTTAATAATTAAATTAGAAAACTATAATCTTAATCATGAATTAGAAAATACAAAGAATAGAAGAAATGCAATTCTAAAAACTAAGATAAATAATAAGGAAATAAACTCAAATTTTCCAGCTCCCTATAATAACGCTAATTCTTTATTTTTTTTGGAAAAAGAAAAAATGCTTTTGGAAATCAATCAAAGATCCTATGAAAATAAAAACCATTTTAGATTGAAAATCTCAACTCCTAAAATTCAAAAGTTAAATGAAAACAAAATTAAGAGATTTCTAAATGATAAAGAAAAGAATGAAAAAGTTATAATTTCTACGGATTATCCTATGAGAGTTAAGGAGATTTTAGAAATATCAAAAATTGAAATTTTTGATGATATTCAAGAAATATCAGCAAATAAATATAATATTATTTCTAAAAATATTGGTCAGGGGTTTAAGATAAATGATGGAAAAAATTTCTTTACCATACTCACAGATAAAGAACTATTTGGGATGAAGAAAAAAAGAACCATTAAATCATATTCAAATAATATACCTTCAGCCATTTCTTCTGAACCTTTTAAGATCGATGACTTTGTAGTTCATATTGATCATGGAGTAGGTAAATTTATAGGAACGACTCAAATTGATTCCACTAAAAGAGAGTTCATCGTAATTAATTACAAAAATGATGATAAGTTATATGTCCCATCTGAACAAATAGACAGAATTCAACTATATAAATCATTTCAAAAAGAGGATCCAAAACTAGATACTTTAGGCTCTCAAAGATGGATAAAATCAAAAAATAAAGTGCAAAAGTCCATAGAAATATTAGCTGTTGAGCTAATTCAAATATATGCTGCAAGAGAAAAAATCAAAGGAAAGAGTTTTAAAAAAAAATCAGAATGGTATAAAGAACTAGAGGAATCTTTTGAATTTATTGAAACTCCTGATCAAGAAAAGGCTATAAATGAAATTAATTTCGACCTTGAGTCTAAAAAGCCAATGGATAGGTTACTTTGTGGAGATGTTGGATTTGGAAAGACAGAAGTAGCCATTAGGGCTGCATTTAAGGTTGTAGAAAATGGATTTCAAGTAGCTATATTAGTTCCGACGACAGTGCTTGCTTTACAACATTATGAAACATTCAAAGAAAGATTAAATCCTTTCCCTATTGAGATAGAATATATTTCTAGATTTATTTCAAACTTAGGGCAGAAAAATATCTTAAAAAAACTTTCAGAAGGAAAAGTAGATATTTTAATAGGCACCCATAAACTTATTCAAAATAATATAAATTTTAAAAACTTAGGTCTATTAATTATTGATGAAGAGCATAAATTTGGAGTTAATCAAAAAGAAAATATTAAGCAAAAAGAAATTGATATAGATGTATTAAGTCTAAGTGCAACACCAATCCCTAGAACCCTAAGTTTAGCGCTAAATGGAGTAAGAGATCTAAGCATGATTAACACTCCACCAGAGAATCGAATTCCAGTAAATACTTACGTATCAAATTTTTCAGATGACTTGATAAGAGAAGTAATACTAAGAGAGATGGATCGTAAAGGTCAGATATTTTTTGTTAATAACGAAATTCATAACATAGAAATTCTTGCTCAAAGAATAAGAAAAGTTGTTCCTGAAGCTAAAATTTCTATCGCTCATGGACAAATGGAAAAGAATAATCTTGAAAATATAATTAAGGACTTCAGTTCAAAGAAAACTGATATTTTAGTCTGTACAACAATAATCGAATCCGGAATAGATATGCCAAATGTAAATACTCTTATAGTTAATAATTCTCATAAATTTGGGCTTTCTCAGCTCTATCAAATGAAGGGAAGAATAGGAAGAAGTGAAAAAACTTCTTATGCATATTTTTTAACTCCCAGTAGTTCAAGAATTAATGATATTTCTGAAGAAAGATTAAATGCTATAATTTCATCATCTGAGTTTGGATCAGGATATGATATTGCAATGAGGGATCTAGAAATTAGAGGGGCTGGTAATATTTTAGGAAAAGAGCAAAGTGGTCATATAAGTTCTATAGGGTATGAACTTTATAATTCTTTACTTATTTCAGCAATAGAGTCATTAAAAAATGGAGAGGAAAGTAACTTAAATTTTTTCTTAATGAATACTGTAGATATTAAGATAAACGCTAGAATTCCTGAAGAATACATTGAAGATATCAAGGTAAGGTTAAACATTTATATGAGATTATCAAAGTTAAGAAAAGTTAAAGAGTTATTAGAATTACAAAAGGAAATTAAGGATAGATTTGGGCAAGTGCCAGAAGAACTAAAAAATTTATTCTTGATTAACAGAATTAAGATTTTATGCCATGAGTACAAGCACATAAGCTCTATAAAAGGAGATGAAAATAAAATACTTATAAGATTCGATGAGCCTATAATTGGAATCAAAAATATTTTAGAGAATAAAATTGAAGCAAATATTGAAATAAAAACAAAAACAATGATATTTTCTTCAGAAAATCAACAAGAAACTCTTAAAGAATTACTAATTTTACTAGAGAAACTAATTATTATAGATAAAGAAATTTCAGAAAAATTTGAACAAGCAATTTCTTCAGTAAATTAG
- a CDS encoding DUF1800 domain-containing protein — MTTLNTRTSKKELAHLFRRVGFGGSKKEIDSLLDKSYEDSVDYLLDNLDKNPVPVDLLRRYQIDLSDVRTVFSSGSYWMYRMAHSKFPFEEKVALFWHRVFATGQNKLIQGKVMTSQIEMFRKHGLGSFENLLIELSKDPAMIMWLDNQDNHKENINENYGREILELFSMGVGNYSEKDIKECSRAFTGWTVENMPYMAIKMRNNTARPYGYVAWQFKFDENDHDYDDKEFLGEKGNFNGEDIVRIICKQKATANFLARHIYHFFIKDELPVPQWPHKEPIDPSVIEFITKSYFKNGYNIKEILRDLFKSEYFRSEEIYNKRIKSPSELVVNSVRLSGGFDIPSEEVYQATISSGLMGQPLLNPTSVEGWQGGEEWINTGSVIQRINFCSDVLGNPSKTLVQNIFNKTPDKENILNICCEELGYIELHSSTKEALNDYIQEDEFKINEEFISILIKLIVSSREYQMV; from the coding sequence ATGACCACACTAAACACAAGAACAAGTAAAAAAGAACTCGCTCATTTATTTAGAAGAGTTGGATTTGGGGGATCAAAAAAAGAAATAGATTCATTGTTAGATAAATCATATGAAGACTCAGTTGACTATCTGTTAGATAATTTAGATAAAAATCCTGTGCCTGTAGATCTTCTAAGAAGATATCAAATAGATCTATCTGATGTTAGAACGGTATTCAGCTCTGGCTCATATTGGATGTATCGAATGGCACACTCTAAGTTTCCTTTTGAAGAAAAAGTTGCTTTGTTTTGGCACAGAGTTTTTGCTACAGGGCAAAATAAACTAATTCAGGGCAAGGTGATGACTTCTCAAATTGAAATGTTTAGAAAACATGGATTAGGCTCTTTTGAAAATTTGCTGATAGAACTATCAAAAGATCCTGCAATGATTATGTGGTTAGATAATCAAGATAATCATAAAGAAAATATAAATGAGAATTATGGAAGAGAGATATTAGAACTATTTTCAATGGGAGTTGGAAATTACTCAGAAAAAGATATTAAGGAATGCTCAAGAGCCTTTACAGGCTGGACAGTGGAAAATATGCCATATATGGCTATCAAGATGAGAAATAATACTGCAAGGCCTTATGGTTACGTTGCATGGCAATTTAAATTTGATGAAAATGATCATGACTATGATGATAAAGAATTTTTAGGTGAAAAAGGTAACTTTAATGGAGAAGATATAGTAAGAATTATTTGCAAGCAAAAAGCAACTGCAAATTTTTTAGCCAGACATATTTATCATTTTTTTATAAAAGATGAACTTCCAGTACCTCAATGGCCACATAAGGAACCTATTGATCCAAGTGTGATCGAATTTATAACAAAATCTTATTTTAAGAATGGGTATAACATAAAAGAAATATTAAGAGATTTATTTAAGTCAGAATATTTTAGATCTGAAGAGATTTATAATAAGAGAATTAAAAGTCCATCAGAATTAGTTGTAAATTCTGTAAGACTATCCGGTGGATTTGATATCCCCTCAGAAGAAGTTTATCAAGCTACAATTAGTTCAGGTTTAATGGGACAGCCACTTCTAAATCCAACATCGGTCGAAGGATGGCAAGGTGGAGAAGAATGGATAAATACAGGTTCAGTAATTCAAAGAATAAATTTTTGTTCTGATGTACTTGGAAATCCATCAAAAACACTTGTGCAAAATATTTTCAATAAAACTCCTGATAAAGAAAATATTTTAAATATTTGTTGCGAAGAATTAGGTTATATAGAATTACATTCATCTACTAAAGAGGCTTTAAATGATTATATTCAAGAAGATGAATTTAAAATCAACGAAGAATTTATTAGCATTCTAATCAAACTCATAGTATCTTCTAGAGAATATCAAATGGTATAA